The following proteins are encoded in a genomic region of Chitinophagales bacterium:
- the greA gene encoding transcription elongation factor GreA — MSDIVYVTEEGLEKLKQELNQLIAVERPKSAAAIAEAREKGDLSENAEYDAAKEAQGLLELRISKLQADIGNARILDPSQLDMSKVSVLCKVKVKNLKMKKDFTYHLVSEKEANLKEMKISVKSPIGAALLGKSVGDVVDVQIPAGMMSLEILDINI; from the coding sequence ATGTCAGATATAGTTTATGTTACAGAAGAAGGTCTTGAGAAATTGAAACAAGAACTAAATCAATTAATTGCAGTAGAAAGACCAAAGAGTGCTGCTGCCATTGCCGAAGCTAGAGAAAAAGGAGATTTGTCTGAAAATGCAGAATACGATGCAGCTAAAGAAGCACAAGGATTGTTAGAATTAAGAATTTCTAAGTTACAAGCAGATATAGGCAACGCACGAATTTTAGATCCAAGTCAATTAGATATGTCTAAGGTATCAGTGTTGTGCAAAGTGAAAGTAAAAAACCTTAAAATGAAAAAAGATTTTACTTATCACTTGGTATCAGAAAAAGAAGCCAACTTAAAAGAAATGAAGATTTCAGTAAAATCGCCAATTGGTGCTGCATTATTAGGAAAATCAGTAGGCGATGTTGTTGATGTACAAATTCCAGCAGGAATGATGTCTTTAGAAATATTGGATATAAATATATAA